The following are encoded in a window of Staphylospora marina genomic DNA:
- the rpoZ gene encoding DNA-directed RNA polymerase subunit omega, which translates to MTKADSKYSLVVLASKRARQLLDGEESKVKPKPFSKKYVGMALEEIAADLLVPENGSEEK; encoded by the coding sequence ATGACCAAAGCGGACAGCAAGTACTCCCTGGTGGTTCTCGCATCCAAGCGGGCGCGTCAACTGCTGGACGGCGAGGAGTCCAAGGTGAAGCCCAAACCGTTCTCCAAAAAATACGTGGGAATGGCACTCGAAGAGATTGCCGCCGATCTTTTGGTACCGGAAAACGGTTCGGAAGAAAAGTGA
- the gmk gene encoding guanylate kinase — MKAAYQYRKEGLLIVVSGPSGVGKGTVCSALRKRMPQLVYSVSATTRKPREGEIDGVNYFFKSVPEFKRMIENGELIEWAQYVGNYYGTPRRFVEETLAQGKDVLLEIEVQGAMQVKERCPHGVFIFLVPPSMDELLNRIKGRGTETEETIADRMGAAADELKQICHYDYVVINDEVERACDRLEAIITAEHCRRDRLIMET, encoded by the coding sequence ATGAAAGCTGCTTACCAATATCGGAAAGAAGGACTTCTGATCGTGGTGTCGGGCCCCTCCGGGGTGGGGAAGGGAACCGTTTGTTCGGCGCTGCGCAAGCGCATGCCGCAACTGGTTTATTCCGTTTCCGCCACCACGCGGAAACCCCGCGAAGGTGAGATCGACGGGGTCAACTATTTCTTCAAATCCGTGCCGGAATTCAAACGGATGATTGAAAACGGCGAACTGATTGAGTGGGCCCAATATGTGGGAAACTATTACGGGACACCCCGGCGGTTCGTGGAAGAAACGCTCGCCCAAGGCAAGGACGTCCTGCTGGAGATCGAAGTGCAGGGGGCCATGCAGGTGAAAGAGCGTTGTCCGCACGGTGTGTTCATTTTTCTGGTTCCGCCCAGCATGGATGAGCTGCTCAACCGCATCAAGGGGCGCGGAACCGAAACGGAAGAAACGATCGCCGACCGGATGGGGGCCGCCGCGGATGAACTCAAGCAGATTTGCCATTATGATTACGTCGTGATCAATGACGAGGTCGAGCGGGCCTGCGACAGGCTGGAGGCGATCATCACCGCCGAACATTGCCGGCGCGACCGGTTGATCATGGAAACGTAA
- the remA gene encoding extracellular matrix/biofilm regulator RemA, producing the protein MGIKLINIGFGNIVSANRIVAIVSPDSAPIKRIIQEARERGVLIDATYGRRTRAVIITDSDHVILSAVQPETVAHRLASKEQSDEMVE; encoded by the coding sequence TTGGGCATCAAGTTGATCAATATCGGCTTCGGCAACATTGTTTCCGCCAACCGGATCGTGGCGATCGTCAGCCCCGATTCCGCCCCCATCAAGCGGATCATTCAGGAAGCCCGCGAGAGGGGCGTGCTGATTGATGCGACGTACGGAAGACGGACCCGGGCCGTCATCATCACCGACAGCGATCATGTCATTCTTTCGGCGGTCCAGCCGGAGACCGTGGCCCATCGCCTGGCCAGCAAGGAACAGAGCGATGAGATGGTGGAATAG